Genomic DNA from Paenibacillus sp. KS-LC4:
CTGCGGAAATGACATTTAACTGGGCAGCATTCGGCCCGACGAAGGCATAAATAGCCGTCGATACGACCTTTAGCTTCTGACTTGGCATATACAGATAAGGCGTGTAAAAGTCATTGTAAATCGAGATCGTCTTCAAAATAACGAGCGTCGCTGTTGCTGGCCCGAGCAGAGGGAAAATAATGGAGCGATAAATTTTAAACAGCGATGCGCCTTCCATCATTGCGCTTTCATCCAAATCACGCGGAATGCTGTTGACGAATTGCAAATAGATGACGATTTGCAGCACGTCGGCTCCCAAATAAAGAATGATTGGCGCCCCCATCGTATTGTAAAGCGAGAAATATTTAATGACGCTAAATGTAGCGACCTGCGTCGTTACCATCGGAATGACCTGAGCAACGAGGTACATGCCCATAATGCCCTTTTTCAGCTTAAAATCAAACCGGCCCAGCGCGTACGCCACCATCGTGCCGAACATAATGTTGCCCGCTACAGCGATGACCAAAATGATCGCAATATTACGGAAGCCGAGTCCGAGCTTGCCGATGTCGAACACCTTTTGAAAATTATCAAAGTTCAAGAAGCTTGCCGGCAAAGCAAGACCGGATTGATAATACTCAATCTGTGTCTTGAACGCTCCCGTCACAATCGAATAAAGCGGGAATAAGACGACGAACAGCGCGATAACGAGTGTCACATATTTGAAAATGGTAAATAACGGTGAACCTTCTCTACTCTGCCCCACCCTCTATTTCCCTCCTCTGAACAAAAATTTGCGCTGAATGACGATAAACAGCAGAACCATCATAAGCAGGACAACCGCCATTGCCGAGGCAAGGCCGAAGTTTTGATATTTAAATGCCGTATCCACCGTCTTAATGACGAAGGTTGACGTATCGTTCGCACCCAGCAGCATGACATAAGGAATATCGAAAGCCTCGAGCGCCCCAGTCAACGTCAAAATAAGCATAAGCTCCAGCACTTTGCGAATGCTTGGCAGCGTTATAAATCTGAACTTTTGCCAGCCTGATGCGCCATCAATTGAGCCCGCTTCATACAAATCATCAGGAATCGACTGCAAGGCGCCGATAAAAATAACCATATTAAGCCCCATATACTTCCACATCGAAATGAAGGCAAGCGAGAAGTTCACCAAATGCTTATCGCCTAGCCAGCTTTGCTGCCACGCTTCAAGTCCAATTGCTCCAAGAAGCGTATTTAGCGAGCCGTATTCCACATGGTAAACGTTTTTGAACATAATGACCGTTGCCACGCTGTGCAGCACATAGGGCAAAAACAAAATGACTCGAAACCCATTTCGTCCCCGCAGCTTGCTCGTCAATATGACGGCAAAATAGAGCGAGAAGGCAACCTGAATTAAACCCCCGACAAAATAATAAGCATTGTTTTTAAGCGCCCCGAATACTTCAGGCTTTGTAAAAATCTCCTTGTAGTTGTCGAGGCCAATAAAATTCATGTCCCAGCCTAGACCACTCCAATCCGTCAAGCTGTAATACAGCAAAGATACGGCCGGGTAATACGAGAAGGTCAGCGACAATAGCACGGGAATTGTCAAAAACCCGAACAAAATTAAATATCGCTGCGTTTTGTAAGAGAACTGATGCATTAGGCCACCCTCGCTTTCTTTTAATGAACACCGTTGTTAGCGTTTTCATCATTATAGGAGAAGCTGGCCCCGATTATAATGGTCTTTGTTATGTTTTATTGTCTTCAATTTGGATAACGTGAACCTAACTTTCATCACCTAACTTTATCGCGATATTCCTTCGGTGTTAGCCCCGTCATTTTTTTAAATATTTTAGTGAAGTAAGCAGGATCGGCATACCCTACCCGTTCGCCGACCATATACGTTTTGAGTCCCTGCTCCTGACGCAGCAGTTGCTTCGCCGCCTCAATCCGCACAGAAATCATATAGTCGGTAATCGTCTCGCCTGTCTCAGTCTTGAACAGCTTGCTTAAATAGCTTGGCGTCAAGTATACAATATCCGCAAGCCGCTGTAGCTCAAGCTCCTCGGTAAAATGCTGCTGGATGTACGATTTCACTTTATCTATGGCTCTATTATCTGTACGCGCGCTGCCAAGCAAAGCGCAAATTTCCTCCATTCCAGCACGGAGCCCCTGAGCGAAGGCTTCCCAGTTTTCGCTTGCTTCAGGATCTATCGGCATATTCACCTGTCCATATTCAAGCTGGACGCTGCGTTTTTTCAGCTCCTCAGCAACGTGAGCGCTAATGCCAAAGCAGGCCTCCTGCAGCTCCTTCCAGCAAATGCGCTGAGCCGCGGCCTCTTGCAGCCACCCTTCAAATTTCGCCTGCGCCAAGGCAAAATCATTCATTTGCAGCGCCGGCAGCAGCTCCTTGCTCACAATATGCGTCAAGCGCAGCAAATGATCGACAGGCGCGACACGGCCGGCAGCACCGGAGGACCAGCGGGGCTCCGGATTATACCAAGCATGCTGATAGGCGGAAAACGCTTCGCTATAGGCATGTGTTAGCCAGCTGCTTCCACGGAAAATGCTGCTAAAGCCTATTTTGGCGCGCGTAAAGGCAGGAAGTCGCTGAAGCAGCGTAACGGACAGCTCTCTGACGCTTTCGGCATGGTCGGAATCGTGAATGGCGATGAGGATAACCCTTTTTCCGCCCTCACCCGTAATAATGATTTTTTCGCGAAGCCAGTCGGCCATGAACCGCTCCAGCTGAATGACATTCAGCTCTGGTGCAGTCGTTAATAACAGCACCGCATAGTGATGCAGAAACAGCGGCAGTTGATCAATCGTTCCACACACGTCCTCCACGACATAAGATGGCAGCTGCTTCTCATCCGCATAAAGCAGCAGACTAATTAAATCGCCCGACTCAAGGCGGCTGCGGCTGCGCTCCTGCTTGACCTTGCTGTTCACCTTGGCAAGCAGGCGAATCAGCTCCTCAAGGTTGACTGGCTTTAGCAAATAATCCTCTGCCCCCTGACGCAGTGATTCTCTGGCAAATTCAAAATCATTAAACCCGCTCAGCACAGCAAATTTAATATTTTTACCGAGCCGCTTCACCTTGGAAATAAGCTGGAGCCCGGTCATCTGTGGCATTTTAATATCAGTCAGCACAAAATCGGGATGAATATGATCGAGCTGATCCAGCAGCTCCTGCCCGCTGCCATAGGCGCCAATAATTCGGTATTCCTCGCCTGCCTGCTCAATCAGCTTGCATAACCCCAATCTAATCCGTTCCTCGTCGTCTACCACAACTATATCCATCGTTGCCACTCCTTCCTTTTCCCTGCGTCATTCATTCCTGTATTCATTCCTGATTCAGCGGCATCCGAATCGTTACCCGCGTGCCCTTTCCCAGCTCGCTCTCAATCGTTAGGCCATAGCTTGGGCCAAAACGCAGCTTCAAGCGCTCATGCACATTGCGCAGGCCAATGCCTCTTCCGCTTGGACCTTGCGGCTCAGCAGCAGACAAAGCATTTCGTACCTGCTGAAGCTGCGCTTCGTTCATGCCGCAGCCGTCATCGGCAACGGTAAACCATTGCTCCTTGCCAACAATTCGCCAGCCTATGCTAATGAGCATCGTCTCGCTCTCACGTGAATGCTCATACGCGTGGTTGACTGAATTTTCAACAATCGGCTGAAACTGAAGCTTCATAACCTGTATGCTGGAGGCCGCTTCTCCCTCAGGCAGCTCCAATTGGTACCGATTACCGAAGCGGTCGTTGATCAACCGCATATACATCCGCAAATGCTCAAATTCCTGACTCGCCGTCACCATTTCATCACCAGCATGAATGCTATACCTGAGCTGCTGCCCCAAAAGCTGAACCATCTCGGCGGCCTCTGGATCATCGTTCAACACGGCAGTCATTCGAATCGACTCCAGCGTGTTGTATATAAAATGAGGATTGATCTGGCGTTGCAAGCTTTCCAGTTCAATCTGATTTTTACGCTGCTCGATGCGGTAAATATTTTCAATCAACAGCTGAATTCTCGCCATCATGCGGTTAAAGGCATTCCCGAGCATGCCGACCTCATCGCGGCGACGCACTGGAAAGGCAACATCGAGATTGCCAGCCTGCACCTGCTTCATCAGCTTCACCAGCTCGCGCATCGGCTTCGTCAGCGCAAAAATCAGCACAAATGATATAAGCAGCGCCAGCGTCATAATGGCAATCGCTGCCGCCCCCGTGTAATTGCGGGTTTGAATAGCCTCGGCCTCCACCTGCTCCTTCGGAATGAGAATGAGCGTGAGCCAGCCAGATTCCTCGGATTTACGATAAATGACCAGTTGCTCCTTGCCATTTTTATCGACGATGTAGCTGCCATTTTGCCCTTCGGCCTGCTGAAGCAGCGCATCGCCAGATAAATTTTCAGCCAGAAAGGCCTGCTCGCTATCGTAAATTACGGTGCCTGCCTCATCCAAAATAAGCGTTGTGCCTCTCGTCGTCTCATCTAAATCATTAACAATGTTCTCAATGACCTCAATGCTGGCATCAACCGCAATCATGCCTATCGAGTGGTAGGTGCTGTCAATAATATTGCGTACGATCGTGAACACATACCGTTTGCGATTGGCATCCCCGCTGACCTCCTGTGTGCTGATCAATACAGGCTTGCCATTCGCGGCAGCAGCGGTTTCATTCCAGCGGCTATAAAATTCCGATAGCTTGGCGCGGGCTCCTCCACTTTTCATCACATAATAGGGGTTGCCATATGCATCAAACAAATAGACGCTGCTGGCCCCCTCTTTAATATTGTTCATAAAATAAATGCTGCTTTCGATTTTGCGCTGTATTTGCATCTTCATCTGCATGTTTTTAGCATAATACTGGTCCAAATCGCCGCCTGTCTCGGCCTCCACCTGCGAATAATAACGATTTGAGAGCTTAAGCCCCTCCTGAATTTCACCGAGATAGGACGGTATAATTGATATTTTTTTCATATCCTTCGTGTAGTCGTCGAGCTTGCTGACCATTTTGTCAGAAATTTCTGCTGCATAGGTAACCGTGTTTTTCTCGATCGTATTCGTGTAACGCAGCGATGAAATATAGGTCAGCCCACCAACGGGAATAACGATCAGCAGCACAAACACAATAAAAAGCTTCGCTTCCATGCGGGTTGCGGGAAAAATCGTCCAGCGCCGCAGCCAAAATTTCGAATCTCCCATAGCTTTCGCCCCTTAAGCTTGCTTCATGAAGCTTGCCGTCGATTCACGCATGACAAAATCGCCCGACAGCAAAATTTTCTCTTGCGGGCTGCCTGGATGCTCCAGCCGGCGCAGCAGCATTTCGACGGCGCGGCGGCCAAAAGCCTCCTTCTGCACGTCGACGGTGCTGAGGGTAGGCTTTGACCAAGCCGCATCCTCAATATTGTCAAAGCCAACAACCGAGCATTGTTCTGGAACGGCAACATTTAATTTGGCGAGCACCGTCATCATGCATATCGCAATGGAATCATTTGCACAAATGAAGGCGGTCGGCAGCGCTGCTTCCTCCACCATTTTTTTCACAATCAGCTCCAGCGCCTCTGTCATTTCCGAGCGGTTATTCCCTTCAAACGTCAATAATGCCGATTCCTGCGCTTGTGCAAGCCCATGCTCCTCCAGCATGGAGCTATACCCGAGAAAACGGTCCAGAAAGCTGCGCGAAAATTGGGTGTTGCCAACAAACTGCAGCTTGCGATGACCACAGCCAATCAAATAATTAGTTACGCGGCGCATGCACTCCATATTGTTCATAAACAGCGTATCCGACGGAATGAGCGGATCTTCATGATCCACCAGCACGAAAGGAATGCCTAAACTGCGGATTTCTAGCAGCATTTGCGAGGAAATTAGGCCAACGCCAATAATGCCGCGAATGCTGCTTGGGTTAATAAACTGCGCGAAATGATTTTTAAACTGCTCGGTAATGATCATCGTGCCCATTTCCCGCTCCTCCAGCTCCATCGTAATGCCATCCATAATTTTGCCCCAGAAAAAAGAGTCCCGCGTCTGGTATCTCACGTTCGGCACAAGCAATATTACCGTATCGCGGGCTTGGCGGTCGCTTGCTTTATCCCCGCTTAAGCTGGCGGAAGGCGCTTTGAGCTTCTGCCTTGCAAAATAGCCGAGCTGCGTAGCGACGCTAACGATTTTCTCACGCGTCTCCGCACTGACTCCCGGCTTACCTGAAAGCGCTTTAGAAACGGCGAATTTTGAAACATTTAAATAGTCAGCAATTTGCTGCATCGTCACTTTATTAGCCATAGCTGCACATCCTTTCATTTAAATAAAATTAAAGCAGGTGTCTAGTTAGTTTTGTTAGGTTTCTTGGTAATTTTATAAGCTAACATTAGCATAAGAGCAAAATTATGAAAAGCTTGTTTGAAAAATAAAAAAAAGACCCGCTCAGCAGCGAATCTTTCCTCGGATTATAAATGGTCATTTCGGACTCTCAACAGCTCTCTATTATATATAGAAGAAACACGTCGTGCGCTGGTCAAATTGCCAGCTTGCTGGCGTGAGCATTATTAAGGACGAGATGGCGAGGCGCTGCTGTCCTTAAAAAGTCGCATGATGGCTGCTGTTCAGCCTCTGCTCAATCCACTGCTGGCTTTGCTGATTAAACAACAGCCGCCCTTTTTTTACGACGAATAGCTTCTCGTCTTTAAGTACTTTCATAATCCGATTCACACTCCGAACGGCCACGCCAAGCTGGCGCGCCATTTCCTCACGTGTGGCGATGAGCTCATACACCGGCTTTTTCTGAAAATCAGCATGACGCAATGCCTCATAAAAATAAGCAAGCAGCTTCTGCTGCATCGAATAAAAGCTATTTTCAAGCGTTTTTCTCCCCTGCTGGAACAGCTTGTTCGCTAGCTGATCATTTAGCCGGCGCAAAAAAGCGGGACTGTTGATGACCCATTTTTTGAAGCGCTGCTTGTCGATGGCTAGCAGCGTAGACTCGCGTGTCGTCTCGACCTGATTAATAAACGGCATACCTAGGCTAATTTCGATATCGCCGATGACGTCTCCTGGCAGCAGCATGGCTAACCGGAACATTTTTCCGTCGGACAGCTTCCGTTCCACGGCAAGTTCCCCAGCAATCAAAATATACACATAAACCATGTCCCCGCCTTGCTCGCATACCGTCTCCCCCGGATGAAAGCATCGCACCTCCCAGCAATTCTGCACCTGCTCCGGGAGCTCGTCAAACATATCCTTCAGCCAGCCCTGTCCCTGAATAATCCGCTCAATGGATTTTGTACGCAATTTGGCACCCTCTTTGCTATCGCTCATCCTCAGTTATTCTAATGTAAACCTATTTTAACCTTTTAAAAAGGACATAAGTCCGTTTTGACAAAGTTTTTACGCCCATCATACGCTTTAATACCGATTGTCTACGCCCACATAGCAAAAAAAGCCGCGGGTTATCGCGGCTTTAGCTTTCTAAAGCTTTTCAGACGGAGATTGAAGCTGGCTAGTTCAGTGCGTCCAAAATGCGGTCGCATAAATCCATTGTGCCAATATTATCGCGCCCGCTTGAATTCGGTGTCCGTTTTTGCTTGCTGCAAGTGATGAAATGGGCCATTTCACCGATAAAGCCGCGTGCGTAAAGGTCGCCTAAGCATCCGGACATCGTGGAGGCTGGCGGTGTCAGCACCGTTGTTTCCTCGGATAGCGTCTGGAACGACGAGGAGCCGGGCAAAGGAGATTTGTGAATGGACAGCTTCTTGCAATCTTCAGCTATGACGTGGCCATTATCAAAAGTAACCAGCACGCTTTCACTTTCGCTAGACCAAGCAGTCATACCCGCAAAATAGACGCTACCGGAAATACCGTTCACGAATTTCAAGGAAAACGACTGAGAAATATTTTCGCCCAAATTGTTGTTAAAGCCTGCAATCTGCGCCACCTCGCCAAACAAGCCGCGCATAAGATCGACGAGATGGATAGCGGCCAGCTTCAGGAATTGCTCCTCCGTCTTGCTAAAGCCCGTACTATCGCAGGCAAAACGAATTTGGAACGAGCGTGCCGCTCCAAGCTCGCCCGATTCAATCAGCTCTTTGAGCTTTAAATATATGGGGGCATAACGCTTCATAAAGCCAACCATCAGCACAACACCAGCCTCCTCAGCTGCGTCCGCAATGACTGCCGCTTCTTTGGCAGTCCAGCCGAGCGGCTTGTCGACAAATACATGTTTGCCCGCTTTAATGCAGTCCATGACGATTTGCATTTGATCGCCTGGCTGGGCTACCACCACGATACCGTCGCACTTTTCTTTTTGCAGCATTTGCTTATAGTCATCATACGGCGTGCCGCTGCTGCCGAAGCGGGTCAACGCCGCTTGTGAACGCTCAAGGCTGCGGGTGGAGACCGCTGCAATTTCAGCTCCTGCTTCGATTGCGGAAGGAAATATATTTGTGGAGGCATGGAAGCCTGCACCGATAAAACAAAGTTTTGCTTGGCTCATCTCTTATCGCTCCTGTTCATCATGTCGACAACGACATTAGCATATTTCCATGCTCTGATACAAGCCAGCAGCAAAAAGATATTATTTTTTGCATGACATTGACTTAAAAATAAGAGTTCAGTATGATTGCTTCTTAGAACAAGTATTACCAAATGTGCAAACGAGAAAGGAATAATAATAAATGTTAGATTTAGGGTTATTAATTATTCGATTGATCATTGGACTCATTATGATTGGCCATGGCTGCAAGAAGCTGTTCGGCTGGTTTGGCGGCGAAGGCATCCAGGGAGCGGCTGGCTTTTTTGAAGCGATTGGCCTGCGTCCCGGTGCAGCGATGGTCGTATGTGCTGGACTTGCCGAGCTGATTGGAGGCCTGCTATTCGCTACGGGTCTGTCGGTAGTTGCGGGAGCCGTACTGTTGATTTTGACAATGATTGTTGCTATCCTTAAAGTTCACGGCAGCAAGGGGCTCTGGTTAGTTAACGGAGGTTTTGAGTACAATTTAGTAATGATTGCTTCGCTGCTAGGTGTTGCACTTGCCGGTGGAGGCGCATATTCATTAATGTAAAATAGTTCAAATGATAAATGATTATATTCATCATCTACTAAAAAAGTGAATTAACAGGGATTTTGTCGTTAATGATATACCTATAAGGACAAGTGGACACATGGAAGTCACAGCCGCCTGTTACAATGTTATCCTGCAAGTAAATAGATTTCATTCATCAAGGGGCTGATTGACTTGTTTAAAAACTGGCTGCCCTCCCTCTGTACGCTATTGAATTTGGGAGCTGGGACCTTATCCTTACTTTTTACGATAAAAGGCGAGTATAAGCTTGCGCTCGCTATGGTGATGACGGCGGCTTTATGGGATGTACTCGATGGACTGCTTGCCAGATGGCTTCATTGTACGAGTGACTTCGGCAAGCAGTTGGACTCGCTCGCTGATCTGGTCTCCTTCGGAATTGCACCTGTATTTCTGGTTCTGCTGTACAAGCTGGAAGCTTCATTGTGGCTAGGACCGATTGCCGCAGTATTATTTTTAGCTTGCGGCGCGCTGCGTCTGGCAAGATTTAATATTAAAGGCCAAGTGAAAGGCTTTGTGGGTTTGCCGATAACAGCTGCTGGGGTCATTTTGGCACTTGCTCCTATTTTAAATAGTCAAATGAAGCCTGCTGCCGCTCTCGCCTTAATGGGTCTGCTTTCTATCTTGATGGTCAGCCGAATTCCATTTCCAGCTTTCAAAAAAGACTACGCAAGGAAGTGAGCCGGGTATGACTTTTGCCATAGAAATGATTTCTCAATATGGTTATTACGCCGTCTTTGGACTGCTCGCTCTCGGCATTATTGGACTCCCGGTTCCAGACGAATTATTAATGTTATTTATCGGCTATTTATCCTCGATTATGGTGTTGAACTATTCGCTTTCTCTGCTAGTCAGCTTTATGGGAGCCATAACGGGCATGCTTTTAAGCTACACCTTGGGCAAAACTTTCGGACAGCCTTTAATCGACAAGCATGGCAAATGGGTTGGCCTCACATCAAAGCGTTTTGAAAAGGTAAAGGGCTGGTTTGCTCGTTTTGGCATATGGACGTTGTTTTTCGGCTATTTCATTCCCGGTGTAAGGAGCATGACCAGCTACATTTCTGGCATTACATCCATGCCTTTCCGCAAATATTTGCTCATTACGAGCCTCGGCTCTCTGACATGGGTGCTTATCTTTGTTACAATCGGCTATTTTCTCGGCGCCAGCATTAAATTTTAATGCAATCTCCTTTTAAAATAAATGAATCTAATAAGCCCCAGCAGAAGAGCCTTCTCTTCTGCTGGGGCTTTTCGGCCGCCGTGAAAATAACGGTTGACCTTCACGCACCGTTAAGGTGTACGATAAATTTGTAGGAGGTGAGCACATGGAATACACCATTCAGAAGCTAGGCTATTTAGCTGGCGTAAGTACGAGAACACTGCGTTATTACGATGAAATCGGAATATTGAAGCCGTCGCGCATCAACTCTTCGGGATACCGAATTTATGGTCAGCACGAGGTTGATCTGCTCCAGCAAATTTTATTTTATAAGGAGCTCGGCGTCAGCTTGGAGGAAATTAAAGCGCTTATTACATCGCCGAATTTCGACGTTAATGCGGCATTGCGAGAGCATCGCAGCAGGCTGCTGGAGCGCAGGCAGCAGCTTGATCAGCTTATTGCCAATCTAGACCAGACGTTATTGCAGAAGGAAGGGAAACAAACGATGAAGGATAAGGAAAAATTTGCAGGGTTCAAGCAGCAAATGTTGGATGATAATGAAGCTAAATACGGCGAAGAAATCAGAGCCAAATATGGCGACGAAGCCGTCAACCGTTCAAACCAGGCCCTTAAAAATAAGACGGAAGCGCAGTATGCTGAGGTAGAAAGGCTTGGCGAGGAAGTATTGACGACGCTGGCGTCCGCCTTCTTGACGGGTGATCCTGCTGGTGAGCTGGCACAGAAAGCAGCTGATTTGCACAAGCAATGGCTAAGCTTTTACTGGGGCAGCTACTCGAAGGAAGCACATGCTGGCGTTGCCCAAATGTACGTTGATGATGAGCGCTTCACAGCTTATTACGATGAGAAGCAGCCCGGCTCTGCTGCATTTTTACGCGATGCGGTGCTCGTCTACACAGGACATTCCTCGTAATCGTATTCCACTCAAAAAAAGGACGGCAGCCCAGCTATTAAGCCGTGCTGTCGTCCTTTCATCCGTTCGCTCTTTCCACTTGCCCTATTGTTTTTGTCCGCTATACGTTCTCGTTAGCGTTCAGCTCTTTCACTGCAACCTGCTGGGAAAGCTGCTCCACTAACTGCTCGATGCGAATCGCCTTCTGCTCATTGACACCGCGCCGACGAACAGATACCGTCCCTTCGATTGCCTCTTGGTCCCCGATGACGAGCGTATAGGGCACCTTCGCCAGCTGTGCCTCTCGAATTTTGTAGCCAAGCTTCTCGCTGCGAGCATCAACTTGTACGCGAAAACCTGCATTCAGAAGCTGCTGCTTCACTTGCAGCGCATAATCCAAATGCACGCTTGAAACAGGCAGCAGCTTCACTTGAACGGGCGCCAGCCACAGCGGAAATGCACCGCTGAAATGCTCTGTCAAAATGCCCATGAATCGGTCAATAGAGCCATATACAGCGCGATGGATGACGACAGGGCGATGCTTCCCGCCATCCTCGCCGATGTAAGTCAAATCAAACTTTTCAGGCATTTGAAAATCAAGCTGAATCGTTCCGCATTGCCAGCTGCGACCAAGCGCATCGCGAATATGGAAGTCGATTTTCGGCCCATAAAAGGCGCCGTCCCCCTCATTAAGCATATAGGGGACATTTTGCTTGACCAGCACATTTTTGAGTGCTGCCTCTGCTTGATCCCACAATTGTTCAGAGCCCATGGAATCGGCCGGCCTTGTGGACAGCTCTACCCGATAAGTGAAGCCAAAGATCGAATAAATATGATCAATGAGCGCCATTACTTTGGCGATTTCCTCCTCGATTTGATCGGGTCTGACGAATAAATGCGCATCATCCTGACAAAACGTCCGCACCCGCATCATGCCGTTTAGCGCCCCCGAAAACTCATGGCGATGCACCTGTCCATATTCGGCAAGACGGATTGGCAAATCCCTGTAGGAGCGAAGCTCATTTTTGAATACGAGCATATGTCCAGGGCAATTCATCGGTTTGAGGGCAAATACCGCATCATCAACATTTGTAAAATACATATTGTCTTTGTAATGCTCCCAATGACCGGACTGTTCCCATAGCCGATTGTTGAGCATTAGCGGTGTACGAACCTCATCATAAGCGCGCTCGCGATGCAGCCCGCGTTCCAGCTCCTCCAGCTCGTTGCGTATAATCATGCCATTTGGCAAATAAAACGGCATGCCGGGCGCTTCCTCCGAAAACATGAACAGACCCAGCTCCTTGCCCAGCTTGCGGTGATCGCGTTTTTTCGCTTCTTCAAGCATATGGAGATGCTCCTCCAACTGCTTGTTTTTCGGAAAGGCTGTGCCGTAAATACGCTGCAGCACTTGGTTATTCGAATCGCCACGCCAGTACGCACCCGCTGTGTGCAGCAGCTTGAACGCCTTAATCCAGCCTGTTGCCGGCAAATGCGGCCCGCGGCATAAATCAATAAATTCACCTTGTTCATAAAGCGAAATAACGGCATCTTCCGGCAAAGCCTGAATCAGCTCGACTTTCAGCGGCTCCTCTAGCTGTGCAAATAGCTGCAACGCTTCCTTCCGACTGACGACACGACGGATAATCGGCAGATTTTGCTCCGCGATCCGGGCCATTTCCCGCTCAATGACGGCTAGCTGATCATTCGGCAGCGAGCTTGCTATGGCAATATCGTAATAAAAACCGTCGCCTATGACAGGACCAATTCCGAGCTGGACTTCTTGCTTGCCATACAGACGCTTCAAGGCCTGCGCCAAAAGATGCGCTGTACTATGGCGGTAAATTTCCAGCCCCTCCGGGCTGTCCAAAATAATAATTTCCACGTCGCTATCTGCCTCAATGGAACGGCTTAAATCAACGGCCTCGCCATTTATTTTTCCAGCGACAGCCTTTTTCCGCAGCCCTGGGCTGATCGCTTCCGCTAATTGTTCAATTGTTATGCCGACTGGGTACTTTCTGATTGCGCCATCCGGCAGCTTGATTTGTATATGATTTTGATATTCGCTCTGTTTTTCCTTTTCCATCGTATGTGCCTCCACCTCTGCTAATATTTCTCGGACTGAAACGCGCTGCGCCGCCAAAAGACGGCTTCAGCCAGTTACGCTTGGAACGCAAAAAAACGCCTCTATCCCGGAAAGGGACGAGTGCGTTCAGCTCGTGGTTCCACCCTTATTCGACCTAATCGTCAGTTTGCCGCAGCCCTTGCTGCAGCACCCTGAATAAAAGGCCCTTATTGGTATCCGTTATCGCAGATAAAGCGGTGAAGCTTACTTTCGCACAAGGGAGCGGGTTCAGCAGCACGGCTGCAAAGGGGTAAAACCATATACGGTATCCGAAGAAGCTTGCAGCAAGCGCTTCTCTCTCTGTGCGGTCCGAAATAGGAATCATGTCTTTGGTCAATGCCGATTATGAAGATGTAGGTATTATATTACGACTGACTCATTTAAAAAGTCAAGCAGAAAAATGTTTAAATTATAGCTTATCAACTTGCAATAAGGAGATTTTTTTCGTTGTAAAGGTGTCCTGCAAACTTGTATCGCTTATGATGTTTAGCTGCAGCAAGCTCGCTACCTTCGCTGGATCCACTTTGGATATGAGGGGCCAGACATCAGGCTCTGGAAGGGCTGCAAGCAGCTTTGCCTCATCATATTCCCGCCGCTCCTGTGCGACAATTTTCACCTTATAGCGCC
This window encodes:
- a CDS encoding sensor histidine kinase, which produces MGDSKFWLRRWTIFPATRMEAKLFIVFVLLIVIPVGGLTYISSLRYTNTIEKNTVTYAAEISDKMVSKLDDYTKDMKKISIIPSYLGEIQEGLKLSNRYYSQVEAETGGDLDQYYAKNMQMKMQIQRKIESSIYFMNNIKEGASSVYLFDAYGNPYYVMKSGGARAKLSEFYSRWNETAAAANGKPVLISTQEVSGDANRKRYVFTIVRNIIDSTYHSIGMIAVDASIEVIENIVNDLDETTRGTTLILDEAGTVIYDSEQAFLAENLSGDALLQQAEGQNGSYIVDKNGKEQLVIYRKSEESGWLTLILIPKEQVEAEAIQTRNYTGAAAIAIMTLALLISFVLIFALTKPMRELVKLMKQVQAGNLDVAFPVRRRDEVGMLGNAFNRMMARIQLLIENIYRIEQRKNQIELESLQRQINPHFIYNTLESIRMTAVLNDDPEAAEMVQLLGQQLRYSIHAGDEMVTASQEFEHLRMYMRLINDRFGNRYQLELPEGEAASSIQVMKLQFQPIVENSVNHAYEHSRESETMLISIGWRIVGKEQWFTVADDGCGMNEAQLQQVRNALSAAEPQGPSGRGIGLRNVHERLKLRFGPSYGLTIESELGKGTRVTIRMPLNQE
- a CDS encoding response regulator, which gives rise to MDIVVVDDEERIRLGLCKLIEQAGEEYRIIGAYGSGQELLDQLDHIHPDFVLTDIKMPQMTGLQLISKVKRLGKNIKFAVLSGFNDFEFARESLRQGAEDYLLKPVNLEELIRLLAKVNSKVKQERSRSRLESGDLISLLLYADEKQLPSYVVEDVCGTIDQLPLFLHHYAVLLLTTAPELNVIQLERFMADWLREKIIITGEGGKRVILIAIHDSDHAESVRELSVTLLQRLPAFTRAKIGFSSIFRGSSWLTHAYSEAFSAYQHAWYNPEPRWSSGAAGRVAPVDHLLRLTHIVSKELLPALQMNDFALAQAKFEGWLQEAAAQRICWKELQEACFGISAHVAEELKKRSVQLEYGQVNMPIDPEASENWEAFAQGLRAGMEEICALLGSARTDNRAIDKVKSYIQQHFTEELELQRLADIVYLTPSYLSKLFKTETGETITDYMISVRIEAAKQLLRQEQGLKTYMVGERVGYADPAYFTKIFKKMTGLTPKEYRDKVR
- a CDS encoding carbohydrate ABC transporter permease, with protein sequence MGQSREGSPLFTIFKYVTLVIALFVVLFPLYSIVTGAFKTQIEYYQSGLALPASFLNFDNFQKVFDIGKLGLGFRNIAIILVIAVAGNIMFGTMVAYALGRFDFKLKKGIMGMYLVAQVIPMVTTQVATFSVIKYFSLYNTMGAPIILYLGADVLQIVIYLQFVNSIPRDLDESAMMEGASLFKIYRSIIFPLLGPATATLVILKTISIYNDFYTPYLYMPSQKLKVVSTAIYAFVGPNAAQLNVISAGILIIFIPTVAIFLSMQKFIFAGVTSGAVK
- a CDS encoding LacI family DNA-binding transcriptional regulator: MANKVTMQQIADYLNVSKFAVSKALSGKPGVSAETREKIVSVATQLGYFARQKLKAPSASLSGDKASDRQARDTVILLVPNVRYQTRDSFFWGKIMDGITMELEEREMGTMIITEQFKNHFAQFINPSSIRGIIGVGLISSQMLLEIRSLGIPFVLVDHEDPLIPSDTLFMNNMECMRRVTNYLIGCGHRKLQFVGNTQFSRSFLDRFLGYSSMLEEHGLAQAQESALLTFEGNNRSEMTEALELIVKKMVEEAALPTAFICANDSIAICMMTVLAKLNVAVPEQCSVVGFDNIEDAAWSKPTLSTVDVQKEAFGRRAVEMLLRRLEHPGSPQEKILLSGDFVMRESTASFMKQA
- a CDS encoding sugar ABC transporter permease, with translation MHQFSYKTQRYLILFGFLTIPVLLSLTFSYYPAVSLLYYSLTDWSGLGWDMNFIGLDNYKEIFTKPEVFGALKNNAYYFVGGLIQVAFSLYFAVILTSKLRGRNGFRVILFLPYVLHSVATVIMFKNVYHVEYGSLNTLLGAIGLEAWQQSWLGDKHLVNFSLAFISMWKYMGLNMVIFIGALQSIPDDLYEAGSIDGASGWQKFRFITLPSIRKVLELMLILTLTGALEAFDIPYVMLLGANDTSTFVIKTVDTAFKYQNFGLASAMAVVLLMMVLLFIVIQRKFLFRGGK